One genomic segment of Streptomyces sp. TLI_146 includes these proteins:
- a CDS encoding DUF3052 domain-containing protein, whose amino-acid sequence MSATADHAEERTNPAIRLGFEPGQVVQEIGYDEDVDQDLREGIESLIGQDIVDEDYDDVADVVVLWFRDDDGDLTDALVDAIGLLEEGGTIWLLTPKTGRDGYIEPSDISDAAQTAGLSMAKSISVGKDWSGTRLKSGKR is encoded by the coding sequence GTGAGCGCGACCGCGGACCACGCGGAGGAGCGGACCAACCCGGCCATCAGGCTGGGGTTCGAGCCCGGACAGGTGGTCCAGGAGATCGGTTACGACGAAGACGTCGACCAGGATCTCCGCGAGGGCATCGAGTCCCTGATTGGCCAGGACATCGTCGACGAGGACTACGACGATGTCGCCGACGTCGTCGTGCTCTGGTTCCGTGACGATGACGGCGACCTTACGGACGCCCTGGTCGACGCCATCGGCCTGCTTGAGGAAGGCGGCACCATCTGGCTGCTGACCCCCAAGACGGGCCGCGACGGGTACATCGAGCCCAGCGACATCAGCGACGCCGCGCAGACTGCCGGCCTCTCCATGGCCAAGAGCATCAGCGTGGGCAAGGACTGGTCGGGCACCCGACTGAAGTCCGGCAAGCGCTGA
- the aceE gene encoding pyruvate dehydrogenase (acetyl-transferring), homodimeric type, whose protein sequence is MASGSDRNPIIIGGLPSQVPDFDPEETEEWLASLDAAVDERGRERARYLMLRLIERAREKRVAVPEMRSTDYVNTIATKDEPFFPGNEEIERKVLNATRWNAAVMVSRAQRPGIGVGGHIATFASSASLYDVGFNHFFRGKDDGKGGDQIFFQGHASPGIYARAYLLDRLSEQQLDAFRQEKSKAPYGLSSYPHPRLMPDFWEFPTVSMGLGPLGAIYQARMNRYMEARGIADTSDSHVWAYLGDGEMDEPESLGQLSIAARENLDNLTFVVNCNLQRLDGPVRGNGKVIQELESQFRGAGWNVIKLVWDRSWDPLLAQDRDGILVNKLNTTPDGQFQTYATETGGYIREHFFGDDHRLRAMVENMTDQQIQHLGRGGHDHKKVYAAYAAAKAHKGQPTVILAQTVKGWTLGPNFEGRNATHQMKKLTVEDLKRFRDRLHIPITDAQLEAGAPPYYHPGRNSEEIQYMHDRRKGLGGYVPTRVVRAKPLPLPEDKTYAAAKKGSGQQSIATTMAFVRILKDLMRDKEIGKRFVLIAPDEYRTFGMDAFFPSAKIYNPLGQQYEAVDRDLLLAYKESPTGQMLHDGISEAGCTASLIAAGSAYATHGEPLIPVYVFYSMFGFQRTGDQFWQMADQLSRGFVLGATAGRTTLTGEGLQHADGHSHLLASTNPGCVAYDPAFGYEIAHIVQDGLRRMYGETADGKPGEDVFYYLTVYNEPIQHPAEPADVDVEGILKGIHRYAAGTAGTIPAQIMASGVAVPWAVEAQRILAEEWNVKADVWSATSWNELRRDAVEAEEHNLLHPEEEQRVPYVTRKLSSAEGPFVAVSDWMRAVPDQISRWVPGRYTSLGADGFGFADTRGAARRYFHIDAQSIVLAVLTELARDGKVDRSVLKQAVDRYQLLDVAAADPGAAGGDA, encoded by the coding sequence GTGGCTTCCGGATCCGATCGCAACCCGATCATCATTGGCGGCCTTCCCAGCCAGGTCCCGGACTTCGATCCGGAGGAGACCGAGGAGTGGCTCGCCTCCCTGGACGCGGCGGTGGACGAGCGGGGCCGTGAGCGCGCCCGCTATCTGATGCTCCGCCTCATCGAGCGCGCCCGCGAGAAGCGCGTGGCCGTGCCCGAGATGCGCAGCACGGACTACGTCAACACGATCGCCACCAAGGACGAACCGTTCTTCCCCGGCAACGAGGAGATCGAGCGCAAGGTCCTCAACGCGACCCGCTGGAACGCCGCGGTGATGGTCTCCCGCGCCCAGCGCCCGGGCATCGGGGTCGGCGGCCACATCGCCACCTTCGCCTCCTCCGCCTCCCTCTACGACGTGGGCTTCAACCACTTCTTCCGGGGCAAGGACGACGGCAAGGGGGGCGACCAGATCTTCTTCCAGGGGCACGCCTCCCCCGGCATCTACGCGCGCGCCTACCTTCTGGACCGGCTGAGCGAGCAGCAGCTCGACGCGTTCCGCCAGGAGAAGTCCAAGGCGCCGTACGGGCTGTCGTCGTATCCGCACCCGCGGCTGATGCCGGACTTCTGGGAGTTCCCGACCGTCTCGATGGGCCTCGGCCCGCTCGGCGCGATCTACCAGGCCCGGATGAACCGCTACATGGAGGCGCGCGGCATCGCCGACACCTCCGACTCGCACGTGTGGGCGTACCTGGGCGACGGCGAGATGGACGAGCCGGAGTCGCTGGGCCAGCTCTCCATCGCCGCGCGCGAGAACCTCGACAACCTGACCTTCGTCGTCAACTGCAACCTCCAGCGCCTCGACGGCCCGGTGCGCGGCAACGGCAAGGTCATCCAGGAGCTGGAGTCGCAGTTCCGCGGCGCCGGGTGGAACGTCATCAAGCTGGTCTGGGACCGCTCCTGGGACCCGCTGCTCGCCCAGGACCGCGACGGCATCCTGGTCAACAAGCTGAACACCACGCCGGACGGCCAGTTCCAGACGTACGCGACGGAGACCGGCGGCTACATCCGCGAGCACTTCTTCGGCGACGACCACCGGCTGCGCGCCATGGTCGAGAACATGACCGACCAGCAGATCCAGCACCTGGGCCGCGGCGGTCACGACCACAAGAAGGTGTACGCGGCGTACGCGGCGGCCAAGGCGCACAAGGGCCAGCCGACCGTGATCCTCGCGCAGACCGTCAAGGGCTGGACGCTCGGCCCGAACTTCGAGGGCCGCAACGCGACCCACCAGATGAAGAAGCTGACGGTCGAGGACCTCAAGCGCTTCCGCGACCGGCTGCACATCCCGATCACGGACGCCCAGCTGGAGGCCGGCGCCCCGCCGTACTACCACCCGGGCCGCAACTCCGAAGAGATCCAGTACATGCACGACCGCCGCAAGGGCCTGGGCGGTTACGTGCCGACCCGTGTGGTGCGCGCCAAGCCCCTGCCGCTGCCCGAGGACAAGACGTACGCGGCCGCCAAGAAGGGCTCGGGCCAGCAGTCGATCGCCACCACCATGGCGTTCGTCCGCATCCTGAAGGACCTCATGCGGGACAAGGAGATCGGCAAGCGGTTCGTGCTGATCGCGCCGGACGAGTACCGCACCTTCGGCATGGACGCGTTCTTCCCGAGCGCCAAGATCTACAACCCGCTCGGCCAGCAGTACGAGGCGGTCGACCGCGATCTGCTGCTCGCCTACAAGGAGTCCCCGACCGGCCAGATGCTGCACGACGGCATCTCCGAGGCGGGCTGCACGGCCTCGCTGATCGCCGCGGGTTCGGCGTACGCGACGCACGGCGAGCCGCTGATCCCGGTCTACGTCTTCTACTCGATGTTCGGTTTCCAGCGCACCGGCGACCAGTTCTGGCAGATGGCCGACCAGCTCTCGCGCGGTTTCGTGCTGGGCGCGACCGCCGGGCGCACCACGCTGACCGGTGAGGGCCTCCAGCACGCCGACGGCCACTCGCACCTGCTCGCCTCGACCAACCCGGGCTGTGTCGCCTACGACCCGGCGTTCGGCTACGAGATCGCGCACATCGTCCAGGACGGTCTGCGCCGGATGTACGGCGAGACCGCCGACGGCAAGCCCGGCGAGGACGTCTTCTACTACCTGACCGTCTACAACGAGCCGATCCAGCACCCGGCCGAGCCGGCGGACGTCGACGTCGAGGGCATCCTCAAGGGCATCCACCGCTACGCCGCGGGGACCGCGGGCACCATCCCGGCGCAGATCATGGCGTCCGGCGTGGCCGTCCCGTGGGCCGTCGAGGCGCAGCGGATCCTCGCCGAGGAGTGGAACGTCAAGGCCGACGTCTGGTCCGCGACCTCCTGGAACGAGCTGCGGCGCGACGCCGTCGAGGCGGAGGAGCACAATCTGCTCCACCCCGAGGAGGAGCAGCGCGTCCCCTACGTCACGCGCAAGCTGTCCAGCGCCGAGGGCCCGTTCGTGGCGGTCTCGGACTGGATGCGGGCCGTGCCGGACCAGATCTCGCGCTGGGTGCCCGGCCGGTACACCTCGCTGGGCGCCGACGGGTTCGGCTTCGCCGACACCCGGGGCGCGGCGCGGCGCTACTTCCACATCGACGCCCAGTCGATCGTCCTCGCGGTGCTCACGGAGCTCGCCCGGGACGGGAAGGTCGACCGGTCGGTGCTGAAGCAGGCGGTCGACCGGTACCAGCTGCTCGATGTCGCCGCGGCCGACCCCGGCGCGGCCGGGGGCGACGCGTAG
- a CDS encoding HpcH/HpaI aldolase/citrate lyase family protein, which yields MRHFGHVPPAARKDLFHREPAEFNADSPARVLSAALGATLYSPATRPTLADDVLKQARRGVVSMVLCLEDSIDDAEVAGAEANLVRQFADLDARGGQTPLLFIRVREPAQIPDLVQRLGSSVRMLSGFVLPKFTEERGVPFLEALGAAEAAGGRRLFAMPVLESPELLHLETRCETLTGIARTVDKYRERVLALRLGVTDFCSAYGLRRSPDMTAYDVQIVAGVIADVVNVLGRADGTGFTITGPVWEYFRLQERMFKPQLRRSPFLEGRAEELRDTLIEHDIDGLLREIELDRANGLLGKTCIHPSHVVPVHALSVVSHEEYSDAQDILRPERGRGGVLRSAYTNKMNEVKPHRAWAERTLLRAEVFGVANEDTGFVELLTAGLAG from the coding sequence ATGCGTCACTTCGGGCACGTTCCGCCTGCTGCTCGTAAGGACCTGTTCCACCGGGAGCCCGCCGAGTTCAACGCGGACTCTCCCGCGCGTGTGCTGTCCGCCGCCCTGGGGGCGACGCTCTACAGTCCCGCGACCCGCCCCACGCTCGCCGACGACGTCCTCAAGCAGGCCCGTCGGGGTGTCGTGTCCATGGTGCTCTGCCTGGAGGATTCGATCGACGACGCCGAGGTGGCGGGGGCGGAGGCCAACCTGGTCCGCCAGTTCGCCGACCTCGACGCGCGCGGCGGGCAGACCCCGCTGCTGTTCATCCGGGTCCGCGAACCCGCCCAGATCCCCGATCTGGTGCAGCGGCTCGGCTCCTCGGTGCGGATGCTGTCCGGATTCGTACTGCCGAAGTTCACCGAGGAGCGTGGGGTGCCGTTCCTGGAGGCTCTCGGCGCGGCCGAGGCGGCCGGCGGGCGGCGGCTCTTCGCCATGCCGGTGCTCGAATCGCCCGAGCTGCTGCATCTGGAGACCCGCTGCGAGACGCTGACCGGCATCGCCCGGACCGTCGACAAGTACCGCGAGCGGGTGCTCGCGCTGCGGCTCGGGGTGACCGACTTCTGCTCGGCGTACGGGCTGCGGCGCTCGCCGGACATGACGGCGTACGACGTGCAGATCGTGGCCGGGGTGATCGCGGACGTGGTCAACGTGCTCGGCCGCGCCGACGGCACGGGCTTCACGATCACCGGGCCGGTGTGGGAGTACTTCAGGCTCCAGGAGCGCATGTTCAAACCCCAGCTGCGCCGCAGCCCCTTCCTGGAGGGGCGCGCGGAGGAGCTGCGCGACACACTGATCGAGCACGACATCGACGGCCTGCTGCGCGAGATCGAGCTCGACCGCGCCAACGGGCTGCTCGGCAAGACCTGCATCCACCCCTCGCACGTGGTGCCGGTGCACGCGCTGTCGGTGGTCAGCCACGAGGAGTACAGCGACGCCCAGGACATCCTGCGGCCGGAGCGGGGCCGCGGCGGAGTGCTGCGCTCCGCGTATACGAACAAGATGAACGAGGTGAAGCCGCACCGCGCGTGGGCCGAGCGGACTCTGCTGCGCGCCGAGGTCTTCGGCGTCGCCAACGAGGACACCGGCTTCGTGGAGCTGCTGACCGCCGGCCTGGCCGGATGA
- a CDS encoding peroxiredoxin — protein sequence MAIEVGTKAPDFELKDNHGRTVKLSDFRGEKNVVLLFYPFAFTGVCTGELCALRDNLPQFTDRDTQLLAVSNDSIHTLRVFAEQEGLEYPLLSDFWPHGEVSRAYGVFDEEKGCAVRGTFVIDKDGVVRWTVENGLPDARDLNDYVKALDTL from the coding sequence ATGGCGATCGAGGTCGGCACCAAGGCCCCGGACTTCGAGCTGAAGGACAACCACGGCCGGACCGTGAAGCTCTCGGACTTCCGCGGCGAGAAGAACGTGGTGCTCCTCTTCTACCCGTTCGCCTTCACGGGCGTCTGCACGGGCGAGCTGTGCGCGCTGCGCGACAACCTGCCGCAGTTCACCGACCGCGACACCCAGCTGCTCGCCGTCTCCAACGACTCGATCCACACCCTGCGCGTCTTCGCCGAGCAGGAGGGCCTGGAGTACCCGCTGCTCTCGGACTTCTGGCCGCACGGCGAGGTCAGCCGCGCGTACGGGGTCTTCGACGAGGAGAAGGGCTGCGCGGTGCGCGGCACCTTCGTCATCGACAAGGACGGCGTGGTCCGCTGGACCGTCGAGAACGGTCTGCCGGACGCCCGGGACCTCAATGACTACGTCAAGGCGCTCGACACCCTGTGA
- a CDS encoding TerD family protein gives MGVTLAKGGNVSLSKAAPNLTQVLVGLGWDARSTTGADFDLDASALLCANGRVLGDEYFVFYNNLTSPEGSVEHTGDNLTGEGEGDDESLIVDLTKVPAGCDKIIFPVSIHEADARGQAFGQVSNAFIRVVNQADGKELARYDLSEDASTETAMIFGELYRYGGEWKFRAVGQGYASGLRGIALDFGVNVS, from the coding sequence ATGGGCGTCACGCTCGCCAAGGGGGGCAACGTCTCCCTGTCCAAGGCCGCGCCGAACCTCACCCAGGTGCTGGTCGGTCTCGGCTGGGACGCGCGTTCCACCACCGGGGCCGACTTCGACCTCGACGCCAGCGCACTGCTGTGCGCGAACGGCCGGGTGCTCGGCGACGAGTACTTCGTCTTCTACAACAACCTGACGAGTCCCGAAGGCTCGGTCGAGCACACCGGGGACAACCTCACGGGTGAGGGCGAGGGCGACGACGAGTCGCTCATCGTCGACCTGACGAAGGTGCCGGCCGGCTGCGACAAGATCATCTTCCCTGTCTCGATCCATGAGGCGGACGCCCGCGGCCAGGCGTTCGGCCAGGTCAGCAATGCCTTCATCCGGGTGGTCAACCAGGCCGACGGCAAGGAGCTCGCGCGCTACGACCTGAGCGAGGACGCCTCCACCGAGACCGCGATGATCTTCGGTGAGCTCTACCGCTACGGCGGCGAGTGGAAGTTCCGTGCAGTGGGCCAGGGGTACGCGTCCGGACTGCGGGGGATCGCTCTAGACTTCGGGGTCAACGTTTCGTAA
- a CDS encoding TerD family protein, giving the protein MTHAMLKGSNVPLDAMAVRAVLRWTPGADVPDVDASALLLAADGRVRSDEDFVFYNQPRHPSGLVRRLPKKRVGDGLTDTIEADLAALDPSVDRVLVTASSDGATFGSVRDLRVLLYDAGPGGAEPLAVFDVKAETGEETAIICGELYRRGDTWKFRAVGQGYPTGLVGLATEYGISVDEDGDGGEESADTGSSGAQARTHGQAAARSASQPQPHAAPTAQPQTQPYVPPLPAASPPSYGYPHPAPPQHPPVHQPSYGYPQPASAPSGYGYPQPVAAHAGEPEFTLPPMGPQFIRQ; this is encoded by the coding sequence ATGACGCACGCGATGCTGAAGGGATCCAACGTCCCGCTGGACGCCATGGCCGTGAGGGCCGTGCTCCGCTGGACGCCGGGCGCCGACGTCCCGGACGTGGACGCCTCGGCGCTGCTGCTCGCCGCCGACGGCCGCGTGCGCTCCGACGAGGACTTCGTCTTCTACAACCAGCCGCGCCACCCCTCGGGCCTGGTGCGGCGGCTGCCCAAGAAGCGGGTCGGGGACGGGCTGACCGACACCATCGAGGCGGATCTGGCCGCGCTCGACCCGTCCGTCGACCGCGTCCTGGTCACCGCCTCCTCGGACGGCGCGACCTTCGGATCCGTCCGTGACCTGCGGGTCCTGCTGTACGACGCGGGGCCCGGCGGCGCCGAGCCGCTGGCCGTCTTCGATGTGAAGGCGGAGACCGGCGAGGAGACCGCGATCATCTGCGGCGAGCTCTACCGGCGCGGCGACACCTGGAAGTTCCGCGCGGTGGGGCAGGGCTATCCGACCGGTCTGGTGGGCCTGGCGACGGAGTACGGGATCTCCGTGGACGAGGACGGCGACGGGGGCGAGGAGAGCGCGGACACCGGCTCCTCCGGCGCCCAGGCGCGGACCCACGGCCAGGCCGCGGCCCGCTCCGCGTCCCAGCCGCAGCCGCACGCCGCTCCCACGGCCCAGCCGCAGACCCAGCCCTATGTGCCGCCGCTGCCGGCCGCCTCGCCGCCCTCCTACGGCTATCCGCACCCCGCGCCGCCGCAGCACCCTCCCGTGCACCAGCCCTCGTACGGCTATCCGCAGCCCGCCTCCGCCCCGTCCGGCTACGGCTATCCGCAGCCGGTGGCGGCGCACGCGGGAGAGCCGGAGTTCACGCTGCCCCCGATGGGGCCGCAGTTCATCCGGCAGTGA
- a CDS encoding TerD family protein: protein MGVSLSKGGNVSLTKAAPNLTAVIVGLGWDARTTTGGDFDLDASALLTNDQGKVANDSNFVFFNNLKSPDGSVEHTGDNLTGEGEGDDEVIKVNLAGVPADVHKIVFPVSIYEAESRQQSFGQVRNAYIRVVNQADNTELARYDLSEDASTETAMVFGELYRNGAEWKFRAIGQGYASGLRGIAQDFGVNV from the coding sequence GTGGGAGTCAGCCTCAGCAAGGGCGGCAACGTCTCGCTGACCAAGGCCGCCCCCAACCTGACCGCGGTCATCGTCGGTCTGGGCTGGGATGCTCGTACCACCACCGGGGGTGACTTCGACCTGGACGCCAGCGCACTGCTGACCAACGACCAGGGCAAGGTCGCCAACGACTCGAACTTCGTCTTCTTCAACAACCTCAAGAGCCCCGACGGCTCCGTCGAGCACACCGGGGACAACCTCACCGGTGAGGGCGAGGGCGACGACGAGGTCATCAAGGTGAACCTGGCCGGTGTCCCGGCCGACGTTCACAAGATCGTGTTCCCGGTCTCGATCTATGAGGCCGAGAGCCGCCAGCAGTCGTTCGGCCAGGTCCGCAACGCGTACATCCGCGTGGTGAACCAGGCCGACAACACCGAGCTCGCCCGGTACGACCTGAGCGAGGACGCCTCGACGGAGACCGCGATGGTCTTCGGCGAGCTGTACCGCAACGGCGCGGAGTGGAAGTTCCGCGCCATCGGCCAGGGGTACGCGTCGGGTCTGCGCGGCATCGCGCAGGACTTCGGCGTCAACGTCTGA
- a CDS encoding DUF475 domain-containing protein: MILKTFGWSFVITAVGLALAVLYDGWTAFGIVAILSILEISLSFDNAVVNAGILKKMNAFWQKIFLTVGVLIAVFGMRLVFPVVIVAISAKIGPIEAVNLALNEKEHYKELVTDAHASIAAFGGMFLLMIFLDFIFEDRDIQWLRWIERPLAKLGKVDMLSVAIALGVLLVSSMTFATHAHLHGGAHADKGETVLISGIAGLITYMIVGGLSGYFEDKLEEEEEAELEAEEEAKKSGKGGASAVLLAGKAAFFMFLYLEVLDASFSFDGVIGAFAITNDIVLMALGLGIGAMYVRSLTVYLVRQGTLDDYVYLEHGAHYAIGALAVILLVTIQYEINEVITGLVGVVLIAWSFWSSVRRNKRIAAEGGGDFSEKAEVSTGV; encoded by the coding sequence GTGATTCTGAAAACCTTCGGCTGGTCATTCGTGATCACTGCGGTCGGTCTGGCCCTGGCAGTGCTCTACGACGGCTGGACCGCCTTCGGGATCGTGGCGATCCTGTCCATCCTCGAGATCTCGCTGTCGTTCGACAACGCGGTGGTCAACGCCGGGATCCTGAAGAAGATGAACGCCTTCTGGCAGAAGATCTTCCTCACGGTCGGTGTGCTCATCGCCGTCTTCGGCATGCGGCTGGTCTTCCCCGTCGTCATCGTCGCCATCAGCGCCAAGATCGGCCCCATCGAGGCCGTCAACCTCGCGCTGAACGAGAAGGAGCACTACAAGGAACTGGTGACCGACGCGCACGCGTCGATCGCCGCCTTCGGTGGCATGTTCCTCCTCATGATCTTCCTGGACTTCATCTTCGAGGACCGGGACATCCAGTGGCTGCGCTGGATCGAGCGGCCGCTGGCCAAGCTCGGCAAGGTCGACATGCTCTCGGTCGCCATCGCGCTCGGCGTCCTGCTCGTCTCCTCGATGACCTTCGCGACCCACGCCCATCTGCACGGCGGGGCGCACGCGGACAAGGGCGAGACGGTCCTCATCTCCGGCATCGCCGGTCTGATCACGTACATGATCGTGGGCGGCCTCTCCGGCTACTTCGAGGACAAGCTGGAGGAAGAGGAGGAAGCCGAGCTGGAGGCCGAGGAAGAGGCCAAGAAGAGCGGCAAGGGCGGCGCCTCGGCGGTCCTGCTGGCCGGCAAGGCCGCGTTCTTCATGTTCCTCTACCTGGAGGTCCTGGACGCCTCGTTCTCCTTCGACGGCGTCATCGGCGCCTTCGCCATCACCAACGACATCGTCCTGATGGCGCTCGGCCTCGGCATCGGCGCCATGTACGTGCGGTCCCTCACGGTCTACCTGGTCCGCCAGGGCACCCTCGACGACTACGTCTACCTGGAGCACGGCGCGCACTACGCGATCGGCGCCCTCGCCGTGATCCTCCTGGTGACCATCCAGTACGAGATCAACGAGGTCATCACCGGCCTCGTCGGCGTCGTCCTGATCGCCTGGTCCTTCTGGTCCTCGGTGCGCCGCAACAAGCGGATCGCCGCGGAGGGCGGCGGGGATTTCAGTGAGAAGGCGGAAGTCTCCACGGGGGTCTGA
- a CDS encoding potassium channel family protein, producing MKQLPAQKRWERLTQWPLLALAVAFALAYAVPVVHPGAGTGVQDVCVGVEWVVWGAFACDYLVRLALSGQRLLFVRTHWLDLLAVVLPLIQPLRLLRVVSTLALVGRRARMAPQIQLTVYVGGAVVGLLMFGSLAVLEVERGAPAGNIKTLGDAVWWSFTTMTTVGYGDHAPTTGLGRLIAVGLMLSGIALLGVVTANIAAWFISRFERDGEEERRQTALLEALTQEVRSLRGQVAALAGGTTCACEQGTQGAPLA from the coding sequence ATGAAGCAACTACCCGCGCAGAAGCGGTGGGAGCGGCTCACCCAGTGGCCGCTGCTCGCGCTGGCTGTCGCGTTCGCCCTCGCGTACGCCGTGCCCGTCGTCCACCCCGGGGCGGGGACCGGGGTGCAGGACGTGTGCGTCGGTGTGGAGTGGGTGGTGTGGGGCGCGTTCGCCTGTGACTATCTCGTGCGGCTCGCCCTGTCCGGGCAGCGGCTGCTGTTCGTCCGTACGCACTGGCTGGACCTGCTCGCGGTGGTGCTGCCGCTGATCCAGCCGCTGCGGCTGCTCCGGGTCGTCTCCACGCTCGCCCTGGTGGGGCGGCGGGCGCGGATGGCCCCGCAGATACAGCTGACCGTCTACGTCGGCGGGGCGGTGGTCGGGCTGCTGATGTTCGGCTCGCTGGCCGTCCTGGAGGTGGAGCGGGGCGCTCCGGCCGGGAACATCAAGACGCTGGGCGACGCGGTGTGGTGGTCGTTCACCACGATGACCACCGTCGGCTACGGCGACCACGCGCCGACCACCGGGCTCGGGCGGCTCATCGCGGTGGGCCTGATGCTCTCCGGCATCGCCCTGCTGGGTGTGGTCACGGCGAACATCGCGGCCTGGTTCATCTCCCGCTTCGAGCGCGACGGCGAGGAGGAGCGGCGCCAGACCGCGCTCCTGGAGGCGCTCACCCAGGAGGTCCGGTCGCTGCGCGGGCAGGTCGCGGCGCTGGCGGGCGGGACGACGTGTGCCTGCGAGCAGGGCACCCAGGGCGCGCCGCTGGCGTAA
- a CDS encoding peptidase inhibitor family I36 protein, producing the protein MRTQTTAAAVLAATAFLLPAPARAAAPPRLGTCAPGELCLWRQPDFKGARQAYDLRNIEIESCTALPPGTDAGSLANRTGRPVTAYQSGECAETAEFDTYPGGGSWLPQSPYRVRAFKVWER; encoded by the coding sequence ATGCGCACACAGACGACGGCCGCAGCCGTCCTCGCCGCCACCGCTTTCCTGCTGCCCGCTCCGGCCCGCGCGGCCGCCCCGCCGCGCCTGGGCACCTGCGCGCCCGGCGAGCTGTGCCTCTGGAGGCAGCCGGACTTCAAGGGCGCCCGGCAGGCGTACGACCTGAGGAACATCGAGATCGAGAGCTGTACGGCGTTACCGCCCGGCACGGACGCGGGGTCCCTGGCCAACCGGACGGGCCGCCCGGTGACGGCGTACCAGTCCGGGGAGTGCGCGGAGACGGCCGAGTTCGACACGTATCCGGGCGGCGGGTCCTGGCTGCCCCAAAGCCCTTACCGGGTGCGGGCGTTCAAGGTCTGGGAGCGCTGA
- a CDS encoding Tellurium resistance — protein sequence MAFWDSLLRGRPSAQFDTGSAASNAIELTKRHPVVSLGKQGANSGSLRVNLSWRMRTSDFGGRSGSSVLRHPFKMFKPDVVQAHTQGVVNVDLDLGCLYELNDGSKGVVQPLGGFFGATNAAPYVQLSGDDRFGSPSGETIYVNLDHRESIKRLLVFVYIYDQTPAFDRTHAKVTLYPSNGPRIEIDLDEHAPQARSCAVVTIENVKGDMVVRREVKFVYGFQAELDRLYGWGLQWGRGYKTKA from the coding sequence ATGGCCTTCTGGGACAGCCTGCTGCGCGGCAGGCCCTCGGCGCAGTTCGACACGGGCAGCGCCGCGAGCAACGCCATCGAGCTGACCAAACGGCACCCGGTGGTCTCGCTCGGCAAGCAGGGCGCCAACTCCGGCTCCCTGCGCGTCAACCTGTCGTGGCGGATGCGCACCTCCGACTTCGGCGGCCGGTCGGGGTCCAGCGTGCTGCGGCACCCGTTCAAGATGTTCAAGCCCGACGTGGTCCAGGCGCACACCCAGGGCGTGGTCAACGTCGACCTCGACCTCGGCTGCCTCTACGAGCTGAACGACGGCTCCAAGGGCGTGGTGCAGCCGCTCGGCGGCTTCTTCGGCGCCACCAACGCGGCGCCGTACGTCCAGCTCAGCGGCGACGACCGGTTCGGCTCGCCGTCCGGCGAGACGATCTACGTCAACCTCGACCACCGCGAGTCCATCAAGCGGCTGCTGGTCTTCGTCTACATCTACGACCAGACGCCCGCCTTCGACCGTACGCACGCCAAGGTCACGCTCTACCCGAGCAACGGCCCGCGCATAGAGATCGACCTGGACGAGCACGCCCCCCAGGCCCGCTCCTGCGCGGTCGTCACCATCGAGAACGTCAAGGGGGACATGGTCGTGCGGCGCGAGGTGAAGTTCGTGTACGGCTTCCAGGCCGAGCTGGACCGCCTCTACGGATGGGGGCTCCAGTGGGGCCGCGGCTACAAGACGAAGGCCTGA